In Constrictibacter sp. MBR-5, a genomic segment contains:
- a CDS encoding DUF423 domain-containing protein, whose protein sequence is MDHDAPLDRLRCAERSLRRRRWRVGNYWAVEPPVAADLVGTAVQYQMWHALALVGVAWLSDDPWVPDGVVGVAGGCFLLGILLFCGTLCATAAEGVPLFPLSAPAGGLLLVAGWIGLGAAGLMRR, encoded by the coding sequence GTGGACCATGATGCGCCTCTGGATCGTCTGCGCTGCGCTGAACGGTCTCTGCGCCGTCGGCGTTGGCGCGTGGGCAACTATTGGGCTGTTGAACCGCCGGTCGCCGCCGATCTCGTGGGCACGGCAGTGCAGTATCAGATGTGGCACGCCCTCGCACTCGTCGGTGTCGCCTGGCTATCCGATGATCCGTGGGTGCCTGACGGTGTCGTCGGAGTTGCCGGCGGCTGCTTCCTGCTCGGCATCCTCCTCTTCTGTGGCACGCTCTGCGCCACCGCCGCTGAGGGCGTGCCTCTGTTCCCTCTGTCGGCACCGGCTGGTGGCTTACTGCTCGTCGCAGGTTGGATCGGCCTCGGCGCCGCCGGCCTTATGCGGCGATGA
- a CDS encoding HWE histidine kinase domain-containing protein, giving the protein MTHIAAFGSDNLAEAIVQTIDQPLLILRADLKIEEANSAFCDLFKVSMEDVRGCFLYEVGNGQWNVPQLRQLLEQVLPQRSTVRGYRIEQDFPHIGKRVMILNAKRIPGVGGRPDLILLVVSDHTEVEQARLELEGHLEFETKLIDSVREALLVLDWDLRVVRANQPFYDTFHVSASDTKGRLVYEIGNGQWNVPRLRELLEVVLPDDNRFDDVYIEHDFEVIGRRVMVLNGRRLDHLDLIVLAIRDVTDQRQMEERQRTLMGELHHRISNLLNSVSALANQTLRDSEYLGDFESAFNSRLAGLARTQELLVRAPTRPVGLAEILRMELIAQGGIEGTNFSLAGPDVALLPEALQSFAMAVHELTTNAVKYGALASPDGMVRIVWQARVEGRDTTMMFQWREHGVEIDPHPARTGYGSRLLDSVFRHSLQGTCQLTLHPDGAEFVAEFLLK; this is encoded by the coding sequence ATGACCCACATTGCCGCCTTCGGGTCGGATAACCTCGCCGAAGCGATCGTCCAGACGATCGATCAGCCACTCTTGATCCTCCGCGCCGATCTCAAGATCGAGGAGGCCAACAGCGCGTTCTGCGACCTGTTCAAGGTCAGCATGGAGGACGTTCGCGGCTGCTTCCTCTACGAGGTTGGCAACGGCCAGTGGAACGTTCCGCAGCTTCGCCAGCTTCTGGAGCAGGTTCTGCCGCAGCGCTCGACGGTGAGAGGCTATCGGATCGAGCAAGATTTCCCGCATATTGGCAAGCGGGTCATGATCCTCAACGCGAAGCGGATACCAGGCGTGGGAGGGCGACCCGACCTGATCCTTCTTGTCGTCTCCGATCACACCGAGGTCGAGCAGGCCCGGCTCGAACTTGAAGGCCACCTTGAGTTCGAAACGAAGCTGATCGACAGCGTACGGGAGGCGCTCCTGGTGCTGGACTGGGACTTGCGGGTCGTGAGGGCGAACCAGCCATTCTACGACACCTTCCATGTGTCCGCCTCCGACACGAAGGGGCGCTTGGTCTACGAGATCGGGAACGGTCAGTGGAATGTCCCGCGCCTCCGAGAACTTTTGGAAGTCGTTCTCCCGGACGATAACAGGTTCGACGACGTCTACATTGAGCACGATTTCGAGGTCATTGGGCGCCGCGTGATGGTCTTGAATGGGCGCAGGCTCGACCACCTTGATTTGATCGTGCTCGCCATCCGCGACGTCACAGATCAGCGGCAAATGGAAGAGCGACAGCGGACGCTCATGGGAGAACTGCATCATCGCATCAGCAACCTGCTGAACAGCGTCAGCGCGCTCGCGAATCAGACTCTGCGCGACAGCGAATACCTCGGCGACTTCGAATCCGCCTTTAACTCGCGTCTCGCTGGCCTCGCCCGGACGCAGGAACTGCTGGTGCGGGCGCCGACCCGCCCTGTCGGGCTGGCGGAGATTTTGCGGATGGAGTTGATCGCTCAGGGAGGGATCGAGGGAACGAACTTCAGCTTGGCCGGCCCCGATGTGGCGCTGCTCCCGGAGGCACTGCAGTCCTTCGCCATGGCCGTTCATGAACTCACGACCAATGCTGTGAAGTATGGTGCATTGGCGTCGCCTGACGGGATGGTGCGGATCGTATGGCAGGCTCGCGTTGAAGGCCGGGACACGACTATGATGTTTCAGTGGCGGGAGCACGGCGTAGAGATCGACCCGCACCCCGCTCGCACAGGCTACGGGTCGCGCCTGCTGGACAGCGTCTTCCGTCATTCCCTGCAGGGCACTTGCCAGCTTACGCTTCACCCGGATGGTGCAGAGTTCGTGGCGGAATTCCTTCTGAAGTAG
- a CDS encoding response regulator produces the protein MVILLVEDDPLIAMSLEATVFDAGHIVRGPASTAARALEMVDQGQLPDLGLVDINLRDGNGAGVGLARELLSRWCIPSFFVSAQNREARANRDAALGLITKPYSPKTILKSIDLAQQLMQGMRIDLSTVPPGIEMFSGKSSGGSHA, from the coding sequence ATGGTCATTTTGTTGGTGGAAGACGATCCGCTCATCGCGATGAGCCTGGAAGCCACGGTCTTTGATGCTGGACATATCGTTCGGGGGCCAGCTTCCACGGCGGCGCGTGCGCTTGAAATGGTTGATCAAGGCCAGTTGCCCGATCTCGGCCTGGTCGACATCAATCTGCGAGATGGAAATGGCGCCGGCGTCGGCCTCGCTCGCGAGCTACTATCCCGCTGGTGCATCCCCTCATTTTTCGTCAGCGCGCAGAACCGCGAAGCGCGTGCGAACCGGGACGCTGCTCTCGGGCTGATCACCAAGCCCTACAGCCCGAAGACCATCCTGAAGAGCATCGATCTCGCACAGCAGCTAATGCAGGGGATGCGGATTGATCTGTCTACGGTGCCGCCTGGGATCGAGATGTTCAGCGGTAAATCCTCAGGCGGCTCTCATGCCTAA
- a CDS encoding PAS domain S-box protein translates to MIAGTELLQALPVAVYTTDAEGNITFYNEAAAELWGYRPALGDRQWCGSWRLYTAAGEPLPHDQCPMAVTLREGRAVRGAEAIAERPDGTRVPFTPYPTLLRDASGQITGAINLLVDDTERKHTEIEMARLAAIVESSDDVIVSKTLDGRVTSWNAAAERLFGYESHEITGEPITRIIPPELQQEEAAILAKLQRGERIDHFDTVRMTKDGRRIHISLTVSPLRNRAGTIVGASKVARDVTERKRNEELQRLLFDELNHRVKNTLAIVQAIAQQSLRRATDMGDFVQGFGGRIQALARAHDLLVDRKMTGADLNDMVRDQVMLGPADDARIFCSGPALTLDPQASVQLALVLHELATNARKHGALAVDTGRVSVEWRIEQREARELLLEWKETGVGAVSAPLHHGFGTLLIERSLEAAGGDAAICYGGDGITCSLRLPLEDKDNPALPPGEGNRRVRDLLGQPKQQADEFAQLAGLRVLVVEDEPLIALAIEEDLLSAGCTVVGPAGTPSHARRLIENSDFDAALVDTNLGGRTVHQLLTALTSKGKPFALGSGYGREGLPDAFKDAPALVKPFGRDRLLAVIKSLRDAGSRPGEGAPSWPHDQGRAGNPKKAT, encoded by the coding sequence ATGATCGCCGGCACCGAACTGCTGCAAGCTCTTCCCGTCGCCGTTTATACGACCGACGCCGAGGGAAACATCACGTTCTACAATGAAGCCGCCGCAGAGCTATGGGGTTATCGGCCGGCGCTCGGGGACCGTCAGTGGTGTGGCTCGTGGCGGCTTTACACGGCTGCCGGGGAGCCGCTGCCGCACGATCAATGTCCCATGGCGGTTACGCTGAGAGAGGGGCGTGCCGTCCGTGGAGCGGAGGCCATCGCAGAGAGGCCGGACGGCACGCGCGTGCCCTTTACGCCTTACCCGACACTGTTGAGGGATGCGTCAGGGCAAATCACCGGCGCCATCAACTTACTGGTGGACGACACGGAGCGCAAGCACACCGAGATTGAGATGGCTCGGCTGGCAGCGATCGTCGAATCGTCTGACGACGTGATCGTCAGCAAGACGTTGGATGGTCGGGTCACCTCCTGGAATGCTGCCGCAGAGCGTCTCTTCGGCTACGAATCGCATGAAATCACCGGTGAACCGATCACCCGCATCATCCCGCCGGAGTTGCAGCAGGAAGAGGCGGCGATCCTTGCGAAGCTGCAGCGCGGTGAACGCATCGATCATTTCGATACGGTCCGCATGACCAAGGACGGGCGCCGAATCCACATCTCGCTAACGGTGTCGCCGCTGCGAAACAGGGCGGGCACCATCGTCGGCGCATCCAAGGTGGCGCGGGACGTCACGGAGCGTAAGCGGAACGAGGAATTGCAGCGGCTCCTGTTCGACGAACTGAACCACCGGGTCAAGAACACTCTGGCGATCGTGCAGGCGATCGCGCAGCAATCGTTGCGCCGGGCGACCGATATGGGTGACTTCGTGCAAGGGTTTGGCGGGCGCATACAGGCGCTGGCACGTGCGCACGATCTCCTCGTAGATCGCAAGATGACAGGTGCGGATTTGAACGACATGGTGCGCGACCAAGTCATGCTCGGTCCCGCCGACGACGCACGCATCTTCTGCTCCGGCCCCGCCTTGACGCTCGATCCGCAGGCTTCGGTGCAACTCGCGCTCGTCTTGCACGAACTCGCGACCAACGCCCGCAAACATGGGGCGCTGGCTGTGGACACTGGCCGCGTGTCGGTCGAATGGCGAATAGAGCAGCGCGAGGCACGGGAACTGCTACTGGAATGGAAGGAGACGGGCGTTGGGGCGGTAAGCGCGCCCCTTCACCATGGCTTCGGCACGCTGCTCATCGAGCGGTCGCTGGAAGCCGCAGGAGGTGACGCGGCGATCTGCTATGGCGGCGATGGCATCACCTGCTCGTTGCGGCTGCCCCTGGAAGATAAGGATAATCCGGCTCTACCGCCTGGAGAGGGGAACAGGAGGGTTCGCGATCTGCTGGGGCAACCAAAGCAGCAAGCTGATGAATTTGCACAGCTAGCCGGGCTCAGGGTGCTGGTGGTGGAAGATGAACCACTCATAGCGTTGGCAATCGAAGAAGACCTACTCTCCGCAGGCTGCACCGTCGTCGGCCCGGCAGGAACGCCGTCGCACGCGCGGCGGCTGATCGAGAACAGCGATTTCGACGCCGCTCTCGTTGATACCAACCTAGGTGGACGCACCGTACACCAACTTCTGACGGCGCTCACCAGCAAGGGAAAGCCATTCGCTTTGGGCAGTGGCTATGGCCGGGAAGGACTACCGGATGCGTTCAAAGACGCACCTGCGCTGGTGAAGCCGTTCGGCCGCGACCGGCTACTGGCAGTGATCAAGTCGCTTCGCGACGCAGGATCGCGGCCAGGGGAAGGTGCACCATCGTGGCCGCACGATCAGGGAAGGGCCGGCAACCCTAAGAAGGCCACTTGA
- a CDS encoding response regulator — protein sequence MLILIVEDDPLIALDLETILIDGGHFVQGPVSSMERAIRSMEQLDAPDLALVDINLIGGGTGLDVARELKARWNVHSLFVTAQKHEARANQDAALGYLAKPFTPSNILTGVRLCQKLLCGRQIPLSSIPSGLELFRLHL from the coding sequence ATGCTGATCCTGATTGTGGAGGACGACCCCCTCATCGCGCTGGACCTGGAGACGATCCTGATCGACGGAGGGCACTTTGTGCAGGGACCGGTATCGAGCATGGAGCGCGCGATCAGATCGATGGAGCAACTAGATGCACCCGACTTGGCCCTCGTCGATATAAACCTCATCGGTGGCGGAACAGGGCTCGACGTCGCCCGCGAACTGAAGGCGAGGTGGAACGTCCATTCGCTTTTCGTCACGGCGCAGAAACATGAAGCCCGAGCCAACCAAGACGCCGCCTTGGGTTATTTGGCGAAGCCGTTCACCCCGTCGAACATCCTTACGGGTGTCCGATTATGTCAGAAGCTGTTGTGTGGGCGGCAAATCCCGCTATCGTCGATACCCTCCGGCTTGGAGCTATTCCGCTTGCACCTGTGA
- a CDS encoding response regulator: MFSDTILIPPRSGMATPAPAGAGVAACVRRLPSQHIQGDSSVTRRYGGTGLGLSISRQLVELMGGSIGVDSHPGMGSRFWFEIPLPAVAGGVGSQRRSPEALRGLRALIVDDIEMNRRILTRQLAGFGMMPTAVGDGLEAIDALERAGAEGRPFDLAVIDQMMPDMPGDDLARRIRGITGIARTKLLISSSAGSMGVPSEMHGVVDAMLAKPVREQTLLDTLVRLVDLAPPAAARPQKAQGHAPVPPPKASRRPLRILLAEDNEINQKVVMAFLGTSDYLVDIVENGEQAVEAALRADYDVVLMDLQMPVLNGADATKCIRELPAPRNAVHVIALTAHAMKGVREDCLAAGMNDYISKPIHAATLIQKLAAIEKARVVTHSLSHQRGSDGQIG; the protein is encoded by the coding sequence ATGTTCAGCGACACCATCCTAATCCCGCCTCGAAGCGGCATGGCCACACCCGCCCCCGCGGGGGCGGGTGTGGCCGCATGTGTCAGGCGATTACCGTCTCAGCACATTCAGGGCGACAGTTCGGTGACGCGCCGCTACGGCGGCACCGGTCTCGGCCTTTCCATCAGCAGGCAACTGGTCGAGCTGATGGGTGGGAGCATCGGGGTGGACAGCCATCCCGGAATGGGTAGCCGGTTCTGGTTCGAGATTCCGCTGCCGGCGGTGGCCGGCGGCGTGGGCAGCCAGCGACGTTCTCCCGAGGCGCTGCGGGGGCTTCGAGCACTGATCGTCGACGACATCGAGATGAACCGGCGCATCCTGACCCGTCAGCTCGCAGGGTTCGGGATGATGCCGACGGCGGTAGGGGATGGGCTGGAAGCGATCGACGCGCTGGAACGGGCCGGCGCAGAGGGGCGGCCGTTCGATCTGGCGGTGATCGACCAGATGATGCCCGACATGCCGGGGGATGACCTTGCTCGTCGGATACGAGGCATAACCGGCATCGCCCGGACAAAGCTGCTGATCTCCTCCTCGGCCGGCTCGATGGGCGTTCCGTCAGAAATGCACGGCGTAGTGGACGCCATGCTTGCGAAACCTGTTCGAGAGCAGACACTGCTCGATACCCTCGTGCGGCTCGTCGACTTGGCACCACCGGCAGCGGCGCGACCGCAAAAGGCTCAAGGACATGCTCCGGTGCCACCGCCGAAGGCGTCCCGGCGGCCGCTCCGAATTCTCCTGGCCGAGGACAATGAGATCAACCAGAAGGTCGTCATGGCCTTCTTGGGAACGAGCGACTACCTGGTCGACATCGTCGAGAACGGCGAACAGGCCGTCGAGGCTGCGCTTAGAGCCGACTATGATGTCGTGCTGATGGATCTGCAGATGCCCGTTCTCAACGGGGCTGACGCAACCAAGTGCATCCGCGAGTTACCGGCGCCCCGCAACGCCGTGCATGTGATCGCGCTGACAGCACATGCCATGAAGGGGGTTCGGGAGGATTGCCTGGCAGCCGGCATGAACGATTACATCTCCAAGCCGATCCACGCTGCTACGCTCATTCAGAAGTTAGCGGCAATCGAAAAAGCTCGGGTCGTAACGCATTCGCTTAGCCACCAGCGGGGGAGCGACGGGCAAATCGGCTGA
- a CDS encoding IS481 family transposase — MTTKEKVARRKLSLLELATDLGNVSKACKVMGYSRQQFYEIRRNFQTYGADGLIDRMPGARGPHPNRVSAEIEKAVLDHALEHPCHGPLRVAQQLMLQGVQVSSGGVRGVWQRHGLLTKHERLLRLEKTTAERRLTLSDEQIRLLERFNPEFRERHIEAPHTGALIAVDTFFVGTLKGVGKVYLQTAIDCHSRYAWARLYPNKLPVTAVQLLNNDVLPTFEAHKVEVEAVLSDNGREFCGRDDQHPYELFLQLEGIEHRRTQVRRPQTNGIVERLHRTLLDEHFRVEGRRTWFETIEEMQTSLDAYLKSYNENRPHQGRGMKGRTPLQAFRAGINLSKAKKEEPRTDAPNDTQTAAA; from the coding sequence ATGACCACGAAGGAGAAGGTAGCACGGCGCAAACTGTCGCTGTTGGAACTGGCCACCGACCTCGGCAACGTCTCCAAAGCCTGCAAGGTGATGGGCTACAGCCGACAGCAGTTCTACGAGATCCGTCGCAACTTCCAGACTTACGGCGCCGACGGTCTGATCGACCGTATGCCCGGCGCCCGAGGGCCGCATCCCAACCGGGTATCGGCCGAGATCGAGAAGGCCGTCCTCGACCACGCCCTGGAACATCCCTGCCACGGGCCGCTGCGGGTTGCCCAGCAGCTGATGCTGCAGGGCGTCCAGGTCTCCTCCGGCGGCGTGCGCGGGGTCTGGCAGCGCCACGGCCTGCTGACCAAGCACGAGCGCCTGCTGCGCCTGGAGAAGACCACGGCGGAACGCCGGCTGACCCTGTCCGACGAGCAGATCCGCCTGCTGGAGCGGTTCAACCCGGAGTTCCGCGAGCGCCACATCGAAGCGCCGCACACCGGTGCCCTGATCGCCGTCGACACCTTCTTCGTCGGCACCCTGAAGGGCGTGGGCAAGGTCTACCTGCAGACGGCCATCGACTGCCACAGCCGCTACGCCTGGGCCAGGCTCTATCCCAACAAGCTTCCGGTCACCGCCGTACAGCTGCTGAACAACGACGTCCTGCCGACCTTCGAAGCCCATAAGGTCGAGGTGGAGGCGGTACTGTCGGATAACGGGAGGGAGTTCTGCGGGCGAGACGACCAGCATCCCTACGAGCTGTTCCTGCAACTCGAAGGCATCGAGCACCGCCGCACCCAGGTGAGGCGTCCGCAGACCAACGGCATCGTCGAGCGCCTGCACCGTACCCTGCTCGACGAGCACTTCCGCGTCGAAGGCCGCCGCACATGGTTCGAGACGATCGAGGAGATGCAGACGTCGCTCGACGCATACCTGAAGTCTTACAACGAGAACCGTCCGCACCAGGGCCGCGGCATGAAGGGACGAACACCGTTGCAGGCCTTCAGGGCGGGCATCAACCTGTCGAAAGCGAAAAAGGAGGAGCCCAGGACAGACGCACCGAACGACACCCAAACGGCGGCCGCCTGA
- a CDS encoding histidine kinase dimerization/phospho-acceptor domain-containing protein: MARELASEYELILRLPLPALVVDDQGLIVSANVAAAACFACEVESLSGSSLRLMALEPLRLDELLETRRTAELAFHAGGGKTCWLELSVVRDLPTATSLLIGVDQTERRAAQDALIEERDRYLDMMSAVSDVFHELHGAPEGQIRIFVPKRENGTVTLTEFQTEWPGAATDRTYDPEGFEAWMDTLAAHRPYRNYVHRIHLKDGRARYLRASGVPYYKDGVFQGYRGVSVDVTAQIAAEGALQESTNQLRRSRHHLERAQQVAAIGSCERDLVTGREEWSAEFYRIVGLDPHTFAPDIYKVIEMVHPDDRALARRAISIAEEGRRPRPVEFRLLRPDGKIRRIFCDMDVEVGVAGQALRIHVILRDVTELRAAEQITRDQKDAAERANEAKSQFLANMSHEIRTPMNGILGMNGLLLKTELSDNQREFATAVNDSAEALLSLIDDILDVSKLEAGRFELEVLDFDLADAVEGAVNLLGSKAHEKGIDLTVYVEPSAHGCFRGDALRVRQVLLNLAGNAVKFTESGGVAVEVAARELVDGSALIRFDVIDTGVGIEEDVRNSLFQNFVQGVQRGYSTDSAASVGRIRRPPFGCRSVRLSWAPPFSLSTG, encoded by the coding sequence ATGGCCCGCGAACTCGCTTCGGAATACGAGCTGATCCTCCGATTGCCGCTGCCGGCGCTGGTTGTCGATGATCAGGGTCTGATCGTCAGCGCCAACGTCGCCGCTGCGGCATGTTTCGCCTGTGAGGTTGAGAGCCTGTCAGGAAGTTCGCTGCGGCTCATGGCACTGGAGCCGCTGCGGCTCGACGAGCTTCTCGAAACGCGTAGGACAGCCGAACTGGCGTTCCATGCGGGAGGCGGGAAGACGTGCTGGCTTGAGCTTTCCGTTGTGCGCGACCTGCCGACGGCGACGAGCCTTCTGATCGGCGTTGATCAGACGGAACGACGAGCGGCTCAGGATGCGCTGATCGAGGAGCGAGATCGCTACCTCGACATGATGAGCGCGGTCTCCGACGTGTTCCACGAACTGCACGGCGCACCGGAAGGTCAGATCAGGATCTTCGTGCCGAAGCGTGAGAACGGCACAGTGACGCTGACCGAATTTCAGACCGAATGGCCGGGGGCGGCAACCGACCGAACATACGACCCCGAGGGCTTCGAAGCATGGATGGACACCCTCGCAGCGCATCGTCCTTATCGCAACTATGTCCATCGCATCCACCTGAAGGATGGTCGGGCGCGCTATCTGCGCGCAAGCGGTGTTCCCTACTACAAGGATGGCGTCTTTCAGGGCTATCGCGGCGTCAGCGTTGATGTCACGGCGCAAATCGCGGCCGAAGGTGCGCTCCAGGAGAGCACAAATCAGCTGCGGCGAAGCAGGCATCACCTGGAGCGGGCTCAACAGGTCGCGGCGATCGGCAGTTGCGAGCGCGACCTGGTGACGGGCCGGGAGGAATGGTCAGCGGAGTTCTATCGGATCGTGGGGCTGGATCCACATACGTTCGCACCCGACATCTACAAAGTCATCGAGATGGTTCATCCAGATGACCGGGCGCTGGCGCGCAGGGCTATCTCGATCGCGGAGGAGGGACGGCGCCCCCGACCGGTCGAGTTCCGGCTGTTGCGTCCGGACGGGAAGATCCGCCGGATCTTCTGCGACATGGACGTCGAGGTCGGCGTCGCGGGTCAGGCTCTGCGCATTCACGTGATCTTGAGGGACGTGACGGAGCTGCGGGCGGCAGAGCAGATCACGCGCGATCAGAAGGATGCTGCCGAGCGTGCGAACGAAGCCAAGTCCCAATTCCTGGCGAATATGAGCCATGAGATCCGCACGCCAATGAACGGCATCCTCGGAATGAACGGGCTCCTCTTGAAGACGGAGTTGTCGGATAATCAGCGCGAGTTCGCTACAGCGGTGAACGACAGCGCAGAGGCGCTGCTCTCCCTCATTGACGATATTCTCGATGTTTCCAAGTTGGAGGCCGGGAGGTTCGAACTTGAGGTTCTGGACTTCGATTTGGCTGACGCCGTGGAGGGCGCGGTGAACTTGCTTGGCTCAAAGGCCCATGAGAAGGGGATCGATCTCACTGTTTACGTCGAGCCATCGGCACACGGCTGCTTTCGTGGCGACGCGCTCCGGGTGCGCCAGGTGCTGCTCAATCTCGCTGGAAATGCCGTAAAATTCACCGAGAGCGGTGGCGTAGCCGTTGAAGTCGCCGCACGGGAGCTGGTCGATGGATCGGCGCTGATCCGCTTCGACGTGATCGACACCGGCGTCGGGATAGAGGAGGACGTGCGCAACAGCCTGTTCCAGAACTTCGTTCAGGGTGTACAGAGAGGGTATTCCACTGACAGTGCCGCATCCGTAGGCAGGATCAGGCGGCCGCCGTTTGGGTGTCGTTCGGTGCGTCTGTCCTGGGCTCCTCCTTTTTCGCTTTCGACAGGTTGA
- the slyA gene encoding transcriptional regulator SlyA, with amino-acid sequence MQLALNDQERFGLHLGLVARLWRAEIDRRLAAFGLNESRWLTLLHLSRLAGAATQRELAEAVGVRGPTLVRTLDRLEAEGLIERRTEATDRRTKSVHLRPQAAPVLRRIEATVAAVRAEILSDISHAEVATCLKVFEKIAGKLGGAEATVQLTHRRTVERWTSV; translated from the coding sequence ATGCAACTGGCTCTCAACGATCAGGAGCGCTTCGGCCTCCACCTCGGACTGGTCGCCCGGCTGTGGCGCGCCGAGATCGACCGACGGCTGGCCGCCTTCGGCCTCAACGAATCCCGCTGGTTGACGCTTTTGCATCTTTCTCGGCTGGCCGGAGCGGCAACGCAGCGCGAATTGGCTGAGGCGGTTGGGGTGCGGGGGCCGACCCTGGTACGCACGCTGGACCGGCTTGAAGCCGAGGGGCTGATCGAACGCCGGACAGAAGCTACCGACCGCCGCACCAAATCGGTCCACCTGCGCCCGCAGGCCGCTCCCGTTCTGCGACGCATCGAAGCGACCGTAGCGGCAGTTCGTGCTGAAATCCTCTCCGACATATCCCATGCCGAGGTGGCGACCTGTCTGAAGGTCTTCGAGAAGATCGCCGGCAAGCTGGGTGGAGCGGAAGCCACGGTGCAGCTTACGCACCGACGGACAGTTGAACGATGGACCAGCGTGTGA
- a CDS encoding HlyD family secretion protein: MDQRVNRLERQSHDPEIDLRTALDKEMEPASEGSSPRGRARPWRLYGAVLAALIVVGAGGWWLWQQFTHVFVTDARVAADIVAVSSRVPGWVTAVEVIAGDSVRKGRILVRIDDRESRLLVQELDAQLAGVARRREQIGARIVLTGRQTESRITAKQAAVRAAAAALAAAAAQRDLAKTENDRAEKLAPSGAITRARLDQTRTALETTKQQVLSAQADLENARAALAEAEAAREELTVLQRQLAELGPEEQRLRAQRQRLALDLQDRTIIMPFGGVVDQTFVDEGEYVTPGQRLLMVHDPERVRVEANVKETDIRFFRPGKTVTIAVDALPGQRFPGTVTRVGQAATSEFALLPNPNPSGNFTKITQRLPVRIAVQQVGGALKPGMMVELEAGTGE; this comes from the coding sequence ATGGACCAGCGTGTGAACCGTCTGGAGCGCCAGAGCCACGATCCAGAAATCGATCTGCGCACAGCCCTCGACAAGGAGATGGAGCCTGCGTCAGAGGGATCTTCCCCTCGTGGCCGTGCCCGGCCATGGCGACTGTATGGTGCGGTCCTGGCGGCGCTAATCGTCGTCGGAGCCGGTGGGTGGTGGCTGTGGCAACAGTTCACCCACGTCTTCGTCACGGATGCCCGCGTTGCAGCCGACATCGTTGCCGTGAGCAGCCGGGTTCCCGGCTGGGTCACCGCCGTTGAGGTCATTGCAGGCGATTCCGTTCGCAAAGGCCGGATACTGGTCCGGATCGACGACCGGGAAAGCCGCCTGCTCGTTCAGGAACTCGATGCGCAACTTGCGGGAGTGGCCCGCCGCCGCGAGCAGATCGGAGCCCGCATCGTGCTCACCGGCCGTCAGACCGAAAGTCGTATCACCGCCAAACAGGCAGCGGTAAGGGCTGCGGCGGCCGCGTTGGCAGCAGCGGCGGCGCAACGCGATCTAGCGAAGACGGAGAATGACCGGGCCGAAAAGCTGGCGCCGAGCGGCGCCATCACCCGCGCCCGCCTGGACCAGACGCGGACGGCGCTGGAGACGACAAAGCAACAGGTGTTGAGCGCCCAGGCGGACCTCGAAAACGCCCGCGCCGCCCTTGCCGAGGCGGAAGCCGCGCGCGAGGAGCTCACGGTGCTCCAACGCCAGTTGGCCGAACTTGGTCCGGAAGAACAGCGGCTGCGCGCGCAACGGCAGCGCCTGGCGCTCGATCTCCAAGACCGCACCATCATCATGCCCTTCGGCGGCGTTGTGGACCAGACCTTCGTGGACGAGGGCGAATACGTCACGCCCGGCCAGCGCCTGCTGATGGTGCATGATCCCGAACGCGTGCGCGTCGAGGCGAACGTCAAGGAGACCGACATCCGCTTCTTCCGGCCCGGAAAGACCGTGACGATCGCGGTCGACGCCCTGCCGGGGCAGCGCTTCCCGGGCACCGTCACTCGCGTGGGGCAGGCTGCGACCAGCGAGTTCGCGCTGCTGCCCAACCCGAATCCGAGCGGCAACTTCACCAAGATCACTCAACGCCTGCCGGTGCGCATCGCCGTCCAACAGGTCGGCGGCGCACTCAAGCCGGGCATGATGGTGGAGCTGGAGGCCGGGACCGGTGAATAG